One Synechococcus sp. Nb3U1 genomic window, TGGAGTCGGAGGAATTGGAGTTGACGGCTGAGCTTGAGGAAGAACTGGAAGATGAAGAGGAAGAAGAAGACGAAACTGACGAAGATAGCGAACTAGAGGATTTGGAAGACGACGAGGATGAAGACTCAGATTACTTCCTAGAGGATGCCCCTGAAGCTGTTAGCTTGGCCGAGCCAGGCTACCAATTTCAGGTGTTGCCCCTAGAAGATCTAATCCCGCCTGAAACCTGTTATGCCGTGATTGACCGCTATCAGGAACTGGCCACTCGACCCCTGAAGGAGTTTTTTAACCTGGGATCCCTGCCCCCTCATGCCGAAGGGATCGACAGCGCCAACACGCTGCCCATCTTCGACAACCACAGGGTGGCCCGCCGCTTTTCCGAGATGAGCCGCCGCGGCAGCAACACCTACCCGCCCTACCGAGTGATTCAGTTTTCCGGACACATTCTGGAGGCTGTGCGTAGCCAGTTGCAAAATAAAGGGATCACCCATCTGTTGATAGATGGGCAAATTTATACCCTGTGAAAGGGGCCAAAAAAGGGATCCCCAGCGGTTTGAGCAGGGATTCCTCGGGAATATTCTCGGGCGTATGTCACACAACCAGTATCAATCCACTGCTGCGCCAGCGTACTCCAACTCTTCCACCGCCACCTCCACCGGGGCTTCTTCCGGCTGCCCTTGCTTAGCGGCCAGCATTTGCTCGCGATACTTGGCCGCCATTTCTTCCGCGCCATCGTAAACCAGCTGTGGATCGCGGGTCATATCGCCAGGATTGGCCTCTAGCTGCTTGGTAGATAGCGAAATCCGACCCCGTTCGGCATCCAGGTCGATGATCATCACCTTCACTTCATCGTTGACGTTGAAGACGCTGTGGGGAGTATCGATGTGATCGTGGGAGATCTCGGAAATGTGCAATAGGCCGGAAACGCCGCCAATATCGATGAAGGCGCCGTAGGGTTTGATGCCGCGTACCGCACCGACCACCACTTCCCCCACTTCCAGTTTGTTCATCTTCCGCTCCACCAGGGCACGGCGATGGCTCAACACCAGGCGATTGCGATCTTCATCCACTTCCAAGAACTTGAGGGGCAATTCTTCACCCACCAAATCTTCCTTCGGCTTGCGGGTGCTGATGTGGGATCCCGGAATAAAGCCCCGCAGCCCCTCGATGCGCACCAAAGCCCCACCCCGGTTGGTGGCAAAAATGGCGGAGCGCACGGTGGCATCTTCTTTTTGCAGCTGCCGTACCCGTTCCCAAGCCCGCATGTACTCAATGCGACGGATGGAGAGAGTCAGTTGCCCTTCTTCGTTCTCTTCGGTGAGGATAAAAAACTCGCGGGTCTCCCCCGGCTGCAACATCTCTTCTGGGTCATCCAACCGGCTAATGGACATTTCCTGCAACGGCAGAAAAGCAGCAGTTTTGGCCCCAATATCGATCAACGCACCACGCGGCTCCAACGAAAACACTGTACCCGCCACAATTTCCCCAGGGCTGAAATGATAATCGTACTTATCGAGTAGGGCGGCAAAGTCCTCGGTGGTAAAACCTACATCAGCAGTGGCGGTGAATCGACTCATAGTGGTGAAGCAGCAGGCCGGTCGGCGCGGATAAAGGGCAAAGAACAAGTGAACCAGATGACCAAGTCCCCGGAGAGCTCACTCTCCTATCACCCCACACGCGACAGGGCAATAGGTTCGGGAAATACCATCCTAGCTTAGGGGTGTGCCGTTTGTGGCAGATTTCCTCCGGATCCTGCCAAGCTAGATAGGGATTTGGGAGAGCAGCGGTTGCAATTTATTGACCAAGCGGAAATAGAGGTACAAGCCGGGGATGGCGGAGATGGCATTGTCGCCTTCCGCCGAGAGAAATATGTGCCTGCTGGAGGGCCTTCTGGGGGCAATGGTGGACGCGGGGGCTCGGTGATTTTGGTAGCAGATCCCAATCTACAAACCCTACTGGATTTCCGCTTTCAGCATGTGATCAAAGCCGAGCATGGGGCCAAAGGGGGGCCAAACAATCGCACCGGAGCCAGTGGCGCGGATCGGCTGGTGCGGGTGCCCTGTGGCACGGTGGTGAGCAATGCCCAAACTGGGGAAATACTTGGGGATTTGACCCATCGAGAGGATCAACTGCTGGTGGCTCGAGGGGGCAAGGGGGGCATGGGCAATGCCCACTTTTTGAGCAATCGCAATCGTGCCCCCCACAAGTTTACTGAGGGCAAACCGGGAGAGCATGTGCGCCTGCGGCTGGAGCTGAAACTCATCGCCGAAGTGGGCATTGTCGGTTTGCCGAATGCGGGCAAATCTACCCTGATTTCGGTGGTATCTTCCGCCCGACCCAAGGTTGCCGACTACCCCTTCACAACGTTGCAGCCCAATTTGGGGGTGGTACCCCATCCGCTGGGAGATGGGGTGGTGTTTGCCGATATTCCCGGGCTGATCGAGGGTGCCCATTTGGGGGTGGGGTTAGGACACGAGTTTTTGCGGCATGTGGAGCGGACGCGGGTCTTGATTCATTTGGTGGATGGTACGGCGGCGGATCCCGTCAAGGATTACCAGACGATCCAACAGGAGCTGCGAGCCTACGGCCATGGCCTTACGGAGAAACCGCAGATTCTGGTTTTGAATAAGATCGATGCCCTCGCGCCCCAAGAGATTGCCGAACGCTCCCAAGGGTTATCCACCGCCGCTGCCACTTCGGTTTTGGCCATTTCCGCCATTGCTAAGCAGGGGTTGGATCCCTTGCTGCAGCGGGTGTGGGAACAACTGAGCTTAGAAAGACAGCCCTCTGGCACAGTGGAGTTTGGCTTAATCTCTGGAAACTCTGTACACTAGGCGAGTTCTGGTGCGCAGCAAACTTAAAATAAGCCTGTGCCTTCCCAAGACCTAGAGACCCTATGTACATTTCGGAGGAGAATCTGCCACCGGATTTGCGTCAAATCATGTTGGCCATAAAGCAGGCGGCTCAAGTCAGGGCAGGAGCCTGTGTGGATCTGTTGATGCTCCTGCGGCTGTTGGAGGAAATGCATCGGTTGATCTTGGATGGCACCTTTCGGGAGTCGTTACCCAATACTCGTCAAGCCCTCTACCGTGTGCTGCAAGATCTAGAAGAGGCGGGAGATTGGCCCTATTTGCCCCGGCTGCATATTCAAGCCTTGATGCAGCAGTTGGAGGGATCCCCGCCCATGCTGGTGCCGCCCACACCCCGCTTTTTTGAGCCCTTGGGGGGAGAAGGTTCCGACCCGTGAAATGCGTCGGAGGGATCCCATTGTTTGTTCATTTGTTTGTTCATTTTTTGTTAAGGTGACGGGGGATCTCGACGCCCCTCCGAGTCGTGTGGTTCCCGGCAGGGTGCCGTAGGCATAGCACGATTGGGTTGGATCGACTGAGATCAACTTGGATCGAATGGTTTGGTTTGGGATCCCGCTTTTTGCTCCTCTCCCCCATGGCCGAGTATTTCAAGCTCCATCCTCAATATCCCCAGGCACGTTCCATTCAGCAGATCACGGCGGCTTTGCGAGATGGCGCTGTGATGCTTTATCCAACGGATACGGTCTATGCCATTGGTTGTGATGTCACCCACAAGCAGGCGGTTGAGCGGGTGCGCCGCATTAAGCAGCTTTCCAACGACAAACCTCTCACTTTTTTGTGCCCCTCTCTATCGCGGATCGCCCACTATGCTCAGGTAACGGATCCCGCCTATCGGTTGATGCGTCGGTTGATCCCTGGCCCCTTTACTTTTCTGCTGCCCGCTACCAAACTGGTTCCCAAGCTGGTGATGGATCCGAAACGGAAAACCACAGGTATTCGTGTGCCCGATTCCAGCATTTGTCAGGCTTTGTTAGGGGAGCTGGGTAATCCAATTGTTTCGACCTCCGCTAAGTTGAGTGGGGATACCGTCGGCTCCCTGGATGTCAGTTTTGGTCGCGAAGGGCAAGCTGAAGATGGGCTGGAAAGTCTTGCTGCAGAGGAAATGAAGCATCTGGAAAAACAGGTGGATCTGGTGCTGGATGATGAGGCTCCCTACCGAGCCAAAGTTTCGACGGTGATTGATCTGACAGGGCCGGAGCCGTTGGTGGTGCGTGCTGGTTTGGGGTACGACCAAGTGGCGGATTTGCAGGTGACAGAATTGAGGGTGTGACATACTCCCGACCCTCACGTTGTGCCTACGGCAGGCTTGCGCCAACGCGTAGAGGGCGGGCTTCTCCAGTCTTTCGACCTTCGCGTTTTAGAGTGAGCCGATGTCCCAGGCCCACTTTTTTTAGGCACTCCACAGTGGGGGCAGTTATGCCAGCGGTCGGACAACTCCTTCGGCACTCTGTTCAGGCAAATTGCACAATGCTGGGATGTGCCAGCGGGGTTAACCTTCGCGACCAACCGCCCAGCTTTTGCAGCTTTGTACGGAAGGATTTCGTTCAGGAACCCGGCTATGCCAGCATCAGCAAAACTTTTGTTCAGCCCAGACTTGGCCGATTGACCGTTAGGCAAAAACTCGCCGCCTTCACCCGTCTTTGGCTTGCATCGGCGGGTCATGTTGGCGACTTTCAGATCCTCTACAAGGGTTACGTCTGCCTTGTCCACCATTGAACA contains:
- a CDS encoding 30S ribosomal protein S1, which gives rise to MSRFTATADVGFTTEDFAALLDKYDYHFSPGEIVAGTVFSLEPRGALIDIGAKTAAFLPLQEMSISRLDDPEEMLQPGETREFFILTEENEEGQLTLSIRRIEYMRAWERVRQLQKEDATVRSAIFATNRGGALVRIEGLRGFIPGSHISTRKPKEDLVGEELPLKFLEVDEDRNRLVLSHRRALVERKMNKLEVGEVVVGAVRGIKPYGAFIDIGGVSGLLHISEISHDHIDTPHSVFNVNDEVKVMIIDLDAERGRISLSTKQLEANPGDMTRDPQLVYDGAEEMAAKYREQMLAAKQGQPEEAPVEVAVEELEYAGAAVD
- the obgE gene encoding GTPase ObgE; translation: MQFIDQAEIEVQAGDGGDGIVAFRREKYVPAGGPSGGNGGRGGSVILVADPNLQTLLDFRFQHVIKAEHGAKGGPNNRTGASGADRLVRVPCGTVVSNAQTGEILGDLTHREDQLLVARGGKGGMGNAHFLSNRNRAPHKFTEGKPGEHVRLRLELKLIAEVGIVGLPNAGKSTLISVVSSARPKVADYPFTTLQPNLGVVPHPLGDGVVFADIPGLIEGAHLGVGLGHEFLRHVERTRVLIHLVDGTAADPVKDYQTIQQELRAYGHGLTEKPQILVLNKIDALAPQEIAERSQGLSTAAATSVLAISAIAKQGLDPLLQRVWEQLSLERQPSGTVEFGLISGNSVH
- a CDS encoding L-threonylcarbamoyladenylate synthase, with amino-acid sequence MAEYFKLHPQYPQARSIQQITAALRDGAVMLYPTDTVYAIGCDVTHKQAVERVRRIKQLSNDKPLTFLCPSLSRIAHYAQVTDPAYRLMRRLIPGPFTFLLPATKLVPKLVMDPKRKTTGIRVPDSSICQALLGELGNPIVSTSAKLSGDTVGSLDVSFGREGQAEDGLESLAAEEMKHLEKQVDLVLDDEAPYRAKVSTVIDLTGPEPLVVRAGLGYDQVADLQVTELRV
- a CDS encoding zinc ribbon domain-containing protein; the encoded protein is MVDKADVTLVEDLKVANMTRRCKPKTGEGGEFLPNGQSAKSGLNKSFADAGIAGFLNEILPYKAAKAGRLVAKVNPAGTSQHCAICLNRVPKELSDRWHNCPHCGVPKKSGPGTSAHSKTRRSKDWRSPPSTRWRKPAVGTT